From the Carassius gibelio isolate Cgi1373 ecotype wild population from Czech Republic chromosome B25, carGib1.2-hapl.c, whole genome shotgun sequence genome, one window contains:
- the LOC128013927 gene encoding caveolin-2 encodes MGLEKEKMEINVIMDEDEFNRSIEPILGKKPSVPDRDPEDINAHLKVGFEDIIAEPISTHSFDKVWIGSHAVFELVKFIFYRFLTTFLAIPMAFIAGIVFGILSCIHIWVVMPVIQGCMMTLPSIHVIWTSLMDMFIGPFFFSIGRCLSSINVKTVQN; translated from the exons atgggacttgaaaaagaaaaaatggaaataaaCGTAATTATGGATGAGGATGAATTCAATAGATCGATTGAACCTATACTGGGAAAAAAGCCGAGCGTCCCGGACAGAGATCCTGAAGATATTAACGCGCACCTAAAG GTTGGTTTTGAAGACATCATTGCTGAACCCATCTCCACGCACAGCTTTGACAAAGTGTGGATCGGCAGTCACGCTGTGTTTGAGCTGGTGAAATTCATCTTCTACCGGTTCCTCACCACGTTTCTGGCCATTCCCATGGCATTCATTGCAGGGATTGTTTTCGGGATCCTCAGCTGTATACATATTTG GGTGGTGATGCCAGTGATCCAGGGCTGTATGATGACACTGCCCTCCATCCACGTGATCTGGACCAGCCTGATGGACATGTTTATAGGGCCGTTCTTCTTCAGCATTGGACGGTGCTTGTCGTCCATTAATGTCAAGACTGTGCAAAACTGA